One region of Streptomyces rishiriensis genomic DNA includes:
- a CDS encoding glutamate decarboxylase: MPLHKGPEKADERPLSVNPFYGEADPVSGMTEAPPKHRLPDGPTPPSAAYQLVHDELMLDGNSRLNLATFVTTWMEPQAGVLMAECRDKNMIDKDEYPRTAELERRCVAMLADLWNAPDPSAAVGCSTTGSSEACMLAGMALKRRWSQRVGDRYPGARPNLVMGVNVQVCWEKFCNFWEVEARLIPMEGDRFHLDPQAAAELCDENTIGVVGILGSTFDGSYEPISELCAALDALQERTGLDIPVHVDGASGAMVAPFLDEDLVWDFRLARVASINTSGHKYGLVYPGVGWALWRDKEALPEELVFRVNYLGGDMPTFALNFSRPGAQVVAQYYTLLRLGRAGYRAVQQTTRDVARGLADRVEALGDFRLLTRGDELPVFAFTTAPGVDSYDVFDVSRRLRESGWLVPAYTFPPNREDLSVLRVVCRNGFSEDLADLFVEGLTRLLPELRRQSGPRTRDKSAATGFHH; encoded by the coding sequence ATGCCGTTGCACAAAGGGCCTGAGAAGGCCGACGAGCGCCCACTGTCCGTCAACCCCTTCTACGGCGAGGCCGATCCGGTCAGCGGCATGACGGAGGCGCCGCCCAAACACAGGCTGCCGGACGGCCCGACGCCGCCGTCGGCGGCGTACCAGCTGGTGCACGACGAGCTGATGCTGGACGGCAACTCGCGGCTCAACCTGGCCACCTTCGTCACCACCTGGATGGAGCCGCAGGCGGGCGTCCTGATGGCGGAGTGCCGGGACAAGAACATGATCGACAAGGACGAGTACCCGCGTACCGCCGAACTGGAGCGGCGCTGTGTGGCGATGCTCGCCGACCTGTGGAACGCGCCCGACCCGTCGGCGGCCGTGGGCTGTTCCACGACCGGGTCGAGCGAGGCGTGCATGCTGGCCGGGATGGCGCTGAAGCGGCGGTGGTCGCAGCGCGTCGGCGACCGCTACCCGGGCGCCCGGCCGAACCTGGTGATGGGCGTCAACGTCCAGGTGTGCTGGGAGAAGTTCTGCAACTTCTGGGAGGTGGAGGCCCGGCTGATCCCCATGGAGGGGGACCGCTTCCACCTGGACCCGCAGGCCGCGGCCGAGCTGTGCGACGAGAACACCATCGGGGTCGTCGGCATCCTCGGCTCCACCTTCGACGGGTCCTACGAGCCGATCTCCGAGCTGTGCGCGGCCCTGGACGCCCTTCAGGAGCGGACCGGCCTCGACATCCCGGTGCACGTCGACGGCGCGTCCGGCGCGATGGTCGCGCCCTTCCTCGACGAGGACCTGGTGTGGGACTTCCGCCTCGCGCGCGTGGCGTCCATCAACACCTCGGGGCACAAGTACGGGCTGGTCTATCCGGGCGTCGGCTGGGCGCTGTGGCGCGACAAGGAGGCCCTGCCGGAGGAACTGGTCTTCCGGGTGAACTACCTGGGCGGGGACATGCCGACCTTCGCCCTCAACTTCTCGCGGCCGGGCGCCCAGGTCGTCGCGCAGTACTACACGCTGCTGCGGCTGGGCCGCGCGGGCTACCGGGCGGTTCAGCAGACCACGCGGGACGTGGCCCGCGGCCTCGCCGACCGGGTGGAGGCGCTCGGCGACTTCCGGCTCCTCACCCGGGGCGACGAGCTGCCGGTGTTCGCCTTCACCACCGCCCCGGGCGTGGACTCGTACGACGTCTTCGACGTCTCTCGGCGGCTGCGTGAGAGCGGCTGGCTGGTGCCCGCGTACACCTTCCCGCCGAACCGGGAGGACCTGTCCGTCCTGCGGGTCGTGTGCAGGAACGGCTTCTCGGAGGACCTCGCCGACCTGTTCGTGGAGGGCCTGACCCGGCTGCTGCCGGAACTCCGCCGGCAGTCGGGCCCGCGAACCCGGGACAAGAGCGCGGCAACCGGGTTCCACCACTAG
- a CDS encoding ion channel protein, protein MAQDTAQQPPSAPASPARALLPSILPALVIGVLASLVLLLVEGAAEQLQHVLWQNLPDALGVGRYSVLWMMVMLTSTGVLVGLVVWKAPGHAGPDPATMGLDARVLPPVVLPGLLVATALMLAGGPSLGPENPVIAVNVAVVFWLGHRLRPQAPGEGWVVLAEAATIGALFGTPVAAALLISEALAGRQTKGPLWDSVFAPLAAAAAGAITTTLVAQPSFDMHLPPFGQPGWDDVLASVVVASAGALLGLCGVYAFPYVHSGFARLRHPMLILPAGGVVLGLLAALGGHLTLFKGLDEVAELAADPDGWTAGQFATMTVVKMAALVVAAASGFRGGRIFPAVFVGSALGLTAHALVPGVHPAVGVAAGVLGILLAITRQGWVSLFVAAVLVASPSIIALLCIASLPAWLLVTGRPQMQLREDGTPVR, encoded by the coding sequence GTGGCCCAGGACACCGCACAGCAGCCTCCCAGCGCTCCGGCGAGTCCGGCACGCGCCCTGCTGCCGTCGATCCTGCCCGCTCTCGTCATCGGCGTACTGGCGAGCCTCGTCCTCCTGCTGGTGGAGGGGGCGGCCGAGCAGTTGCAGCACGTGCTGTGGCAGAACCTCCCGGACGCGCTGGGCGTGGGCCGGTACTCGGTGCTCTGGATGATGGTCATGCTGACCTCGACGGGCGTACTGGTCGGGCTGGTGGTGTGGAAAGCGCCGGGGCACGCCGGTCCCGACCCGGCCACGATGGGCCTGGACGCGCGCGTGCTGCCGCCGGTGGTCCTGCCCGGGCTGCTGGTGGCGACCGCGCTGATGCTGGCGGGCGGGCCGAGTCTGGGCCCGGAGAACCCGGTCATCGCCGTGAACGTGGCGGTCGTCTTCTGGCTGGGCCACCGGTTGCGGCCGCAGGCGCCGGGCGAGGGGTGGGTGGTGCTCGCCGAGGCGGCGACCATCGGCGCGCTGTTCGGCACGCCGGTGGCGGCGGCGCTGCTGATCTCCGAGGCACTGGCCGGCCGGCAGACCAAGGGGCCGCTGTGGGACAGCGTCTTCGCGCCGCTGGCCGCCGCCGCGGCCGGCGCGATCACGACCACCCTCGTGGCCCAGCCGAGCTTCGACATGCACCTGCCCCCGTTCGGACAGCCCGGCTGGGACGACGTGCTGGCGTCGGTCGTCGTCGCGTCGGCGGGCGCGCTGCTCGGCCTGTGCGGCGTCTACGCCTTCCCGTACGTTCACAGCGGGTTCGCGCGGCTGCGGCACCCGATGCTGATCCTCCCGGCCGGTGGGGTCGTGCTGGGGCTGCTGGCCGCCCTGGGCGGCCATCTGACGCTCTTCAAGGGGCTGGACGAGGTCGCGGAGCTGGCCGCCGATCCCGACGGCTGGACGGCCGGGCAGTTCGCCACGATGACGGTGGTGAAGATGGCCGCGCTGGTCGTCGCCGCGGCCTCCGGTTTCCGGGGCGGGCGCATCTTCCCGGCCGTGTTCGTGGGCTCCGCCCTCGGTCTCACCGCCCACGCGCTCGTGCCGGGCGTCCATCCGGCGGTCGGCGTGGCAGCGGGGGTACTGGGCATCCTCCTGGCCATCACCCGGCAGGGCTGGGTGAGTCTCTTCGTCGCGGCCGTGCTGGTCGCCTCGCCCTCGATCATCGCCCTGCTGTGCATCGCCTCGCTGCCGGCCTGGCTGCTGGTGACGGGGCGGCCGCAGATGCAGTTGCGCGAGGACGGAACTCCGGTCCGCTGA
- a CDS encoding MerR family transcriptional regulator, producing the protein MSYSVGQYSVGQVAGFAGVTVRTLHHYDDIGLLVPGGRSHAGHRRYDDADLDRLQRILFYRELGFPLEDVAALLDDPAADPRAHLRRQHELLTARIEQLKKMAAAVEHAMEAREMGINLTPEEKFEVFGDKDPERYAEEAEQRWGGTEAYAESQRRAARYTKDDWKRMQDEVLDWGARYEGLMSAGEPPTGDAAMGMAEEHRQHISRWFYDCSYETHRCLGETYVSDERFKAFYDAMRPGLAEHLEEAITANAARHTA; encoded by the coding sequence GTGAGCTACTCCGTAGGGCAGTACTCCGTAGGGCAGGTCGCCGGGTTCGCCGGTGTCACGGTGCGCACGCTGCACCACTACGACGACATCGGTTTGCTCGTCCCCGGCGGACGCAGCCACGCGGGCCACCGGCGTTACGACGACGCCGACCTCGACCGGCTCCAGCGGATCCTGTTCTACCGCGAGCTCGGCTTCCCGCTCGAGGACGTCGCGGCCCTGCTCGACGATCCGGCGGCCGACCCGCGCGCGCACCTGCGCCGGCAGCACGAACTGCTGACCGCCCGGATCGAGCAGCTGAAGAAGATGGCCGCGGCCGTGGAACACGCGATGGAGGCACGCGAGATGGGCATCAACCTCACGCCCGAGGAGAAATTCGAGGTCTTCGGCGACAAGGACCCGGAGCGGTACGCCGAAGAGGCGGAGCAGCGCTGGGGCGGCACCGAGGCCTACGCGGAGTCGCAGCGCCGCGCCGCCCGCTACACCAAGGACGACTGGAAGCGCATGCAGGACGAGGTCCTCGACTGGGGCGCGCGCTACGAGGGCCTCATGTCCGCCGGTGAGCCGCCGACCGGCGACGCGGCGATGGGCATGGCCGAGGAACACCGGCAGCACATCAGCAGGTGGTTCTACGACTGCTCGTACGAGACGCACCGCTGTCTGGGGGAGACGTACGTCTCCGACGAGCGCTTCAAGGCGTTCTACGACGCGATGCGCCCGGGCCTCGCCGAACACCTCGAGGAGGCGATCACGGCGAACGCGGCCCGGCACACGGCATAG
- a CDS encoding YbjQ family protein translates to MGIEDYGGGQGPEPDVLVVTTNDVPGFRVERVIGEVFGLTVRSRHLGSQIGAGLKSMIGGELKGLTKTLVETRNQAMERLVEQARARGANGVLMFRFDVTEAAEVGTEVCAYGTAVVLVRE, encoded by the coding sequence ATGGGCATCGAAGACTACGGCGGCGGGCAGGGCCCCGAGCCGGACGTACTGGTCGTCACCACGAACGACGTACCCGGGTTCCGGGTGGAGCGGGTCATCGGCGAGGTCTTCGGGCTGACGGTGCGTTCACGGCACCTGGGCAGCCAGATCGGCGCCGGCCTCAAGTCGATGATCGGCGGCGAGCTCAAGGGCTTGACGAAGACCCTCGTCGAGACCCGCAACCAGGCCATGGAGCGCCTCGTCGAGCAGGCACGCGCGCGTGGGGCCAACGGCGTCCTGATGTTCCGCTTCGACGTGACGGAGGCGGCGGAGGTGGGCACCGAGGTGTGCGCGTACGGGACCGCGGTGGTCCTGGTCCGGGAGTAG
- a CDS encoding DedA family protein produces MTTIALGPSWLDPNYLLDNFGLWGLLLIVFAESGLLIGFFLPGDSLLFTAGLLITSNQLDFPLWGAVALICLAAVLGDQAGYMFGKKVGPSLFNRPDSRLFKQENVTKAHEFFEKYGPKSLVLARFVPIVRTFTPIIAGVSGMRYRSFLVFNVIGGVLWGAGVTLLGSWLGNIDFVKKNIEAILILIVLVSVVPIAIEFLRARSKAKKNPQQTPARTPGQQQHQQAPVMDDATTQLRRIDQPDEQYRHEQQYQPDQQHQYGHQGQYQGHGQNQGQHHGQNQGPAEQHDYYGQQQYPQQQPYPQQQPYPQQQQYPQDWQQQPQQQPYGAQQNSQYPYDDQGY; encoded by the coding sequence GTGACGACGATCGCCCTCGGACCGAGCTGGCTGGACCCCAACTACCTGCTCGACAACTTCGGTCTCTGGGGCCTGTTGCTCATCGTCTTCGCGGAGTCCGGCCTGCTGATCGGGTTCTTCCTGCCCGGTGACTCCCTGCTGTTCACCGCCGGCCTGCTGATCACGTCGAACCAGCTGGACTTCCCGCTGTGGGGCGCGGTCGCCCTGATCTGCCTCGCCGCCGTCCTCGGCGACCAGGCGGGCTACATGTTCGGCAAGAAGGTCGGGCCGTCGCTGTTCAACCGGCCGGACTCCCGGCTGTTCAAGCAGGAGAACGTCACCAAGGCGCACGAGTTCTTCGAGAAGTACGGCCCGAAGTCCCTGGTCCTGGCCCGCTTCGTGCCCATCGTGCGCACGTTCACGCCGATCATCGCCGGTGTCAGCGGCATGCGGTACCGCTCCTTCCTGGTCTTCAACGTCATCGGCGGCGTCCTGTGGGGCGCGGGTGTCACGCTGCTCGGCTCCTGGCTGGGCAACATCGACTTCGTCAAGAAGAACATCGAAGCGATCCTCATCCTGATCGTCCTCGTCTCCGTGGTCCCGATCGCCATCGAGTTCCTGAGGGCCCGCTCGAAGGCCAAGAAGAACCCGCAGCAGACCCCGGCGCGGACTCCCGGGCAGCAGCAGCACCAGCAGGCCCCGGTCATGGACGACGCGACGACCCAGCTCCGCCGGATCGACCAGCCCGACGAGCAGTACCGGCACGAGCAGCAGTACCAGCCCGACCAGCAGCACCAGTACGGCCACCAGGGCCAGTACCAGGGCCACGGCCAGAACCAGGGCCAGCATCACGGTCAGAACCAGGGCCCGGCTGAACAGCACGACTACTACGGTCAGCAGCAGTACCCCCAGCAGCAGCCGTACCCGCAACAGCAGCCGTACCCGCAACAGCAGCAGTACCCCCAGGACTGGCAGCAGCAGCCCCAGCAGCAGCCGTACGGCGCTCAGCAGAACAGCCAGTACCCCTACGACGACCAGGGCTACTAG
- a CDS encoding threonine/serine exporter family protein: MSEAEDRKPQSDEARSGFDPEITSEFAIPAGLAVPRTGGEPETTSEFAVPNGLDVGPPAAAEGEGSAFSLPSTYSARQAPAAFTPAEGVPVVSLIKDLPWQDRMRTMLRMPVSDRPAPEPGPKAEEGGPAVPRVLDLTLRIGELLLAGGEGAEDVEAAMFAVCRSYGLDRCEPNVTFTLLSISYQPSLVEDPVTASRTVRRRGTDYTRLAAVFRLVDDLSDPESHLSLEEAYRRLAEMRRNRHPYPGWVLTSASGLLAGAASVLVGGDLVVFVAAALGAMLGDRLAWLCAGRGLPEFYQFLVAAMPPAAIGIALTLADVDVKASAVITGGLFALLPGRALVAGVQDGLTGFYITAAARLLEVMYFFVGIVAGVLVMLYVGVQLGAHLNPDAALGITERPLWQIGASMLLSLTFAVLLQQERSTVLAVTLNGGVAWSVYGAMHYAGEISPVASTAVAAGVVGLFGQLLSRYRFASALPYTTAAIGPLLPGSATYFGLLAIAQNELDAGLVSITKAAALAMAIAIGVNLGSEISRLFLRIGSAEKRRAAKRTRGF; this comes from the coding sequence GTGTCGGAGGCGGAGGACCGCAAGCCGCAGTCGGACGAGGCGAGGAGCGGGTTCGACCCCGAGATCACGTCCGAGTTCGCGATCCCGGCGGGGCTGGCCGTCCCCAGAACGGGCGGTGAGCCGGAGACCACGTCGGAGTTCGCCGTCCCGAACGGGCTGGACGTGGGCCCGCCCGCCGCCGCGGAGGGCGAGGGATCGGCGTTCAGCCTGCCGAGCACGTACAGCGCCCGCCAGGCTCCGGCCGCCTTCACACCGGCCGAGGGCGTGCCGGTGGTGAGTCTGATCAAGGACCTGCCCTGGCAGGACCGGATGCGCACGATGCTGCGGATGCCGGTGTCCGACCGGCCCGCGCCGGAGCCGGGGCCGAAGGCCGAGGAGGGCGGTCCGGCCGTCCCGCGCGTGCTCGACCTGACGCTGCGCATCGGCGAGCTGCTGCTCGCGGGCGGCGAGGGCGCCGAGGACGTGGAAGCCGCGATGTTCGCGGTCTGCCGCTCCTACGGGCTCGACCGCTGCGAACCCAACGTCACGTTCACCCTGCTGTCGATCTCGTACCAGCCGTCGCTCGTGGAGGACCCGGTGACGGCGTCCCGGACGGTCCGGCGCCGGGGCACCGACTACACACGCCTGGCGGCCGTCTTCCGGCTCGTGGACGACCTGAGCGACCCGGAGAGCCATCTCTCCCTGGAAGAGGCCTACCGGCGGCTCGCGGAGATGCGCCGCAACCGGCATCCGTACCCGGGATGGGTGCTGACCTCGGCGAGCGGACTGCTCGCGGGCGCGGCCTCGGTGCTGGTCGGCGGCGACCTGGTCGTGTTCGTGGCGGCGGCGCTCGGCGCGATGCTGGGTGACCGGCTGGCGTGGCTCTGCGCGGGGCGCGGGCTGCCGGAGTTCTACCAGTTCCTGGTCGCCGCGATGCCGCCGGCCGCGATCGGCATCGCGCTGACACTGGCGGACGTCGATGTGAAGGCGTCCGCGGTCATCACGGGCGGGCTGTTCGCGCTGCTGCCCGGACGGGCGCTGGTGGCGGGCGTGCAGGACGGTCTGACCGGTTTCTACATCACCGCGGCCGCGCGCCTGCTGGAGGTCATGTACTTCTTCGTGGGCATCGTGGCGGGCGTCCTGGTGATGCTCTACGTCGGTGTGCAGCTCGGCGCGCATCTGAATCCCGACGCGGCCCTGGGGATCACCGAGCGGCCGCTGTGGCAGATCGGCGCGTCGATGCTGCTGTCGTTGACCTTCGCGGTGCTGCTCCAACAGGAACGGTCCACCGTGCTGGCCGTCACCCTGAACGGCGGTGTGGCGTGGTCGGTGTACGGCGCGATGCACTATGCCGGGGAGATCTCGCCGGTCGCCTCGACGGCCGTCGCGGCGGGCGTCGTGGGGCTGTTCGGGCAGTTGCTCTCGCGGTACCGGTTCGCTTCCGCCCTGCCGTACACCACCGCCGCGATCGGCCCTCTGCTGCCGGGTTCTGCGACCTACTTCGGGCTGCTAGCCATCGCGCAGAACGAGCTGGACGCGGGGCTGGTGTCGATCACCAAGGCCGCGGCGCTGGCGATGGCCATCGCGATCGGCGTGAACCTCGGGTCCGAGATCTCGCGGCTGTTCCTGCGGATCGGCTCCGCCGAGAAGCGCCGGGCCGCCAAGCGGACGCGAGGCTTCTGA
- a CDS encoding inorganic diphosphatase: MEFDVTIEIPKGSRNKYEVDHETGRIRLDRRLFTSTAYPTDYGFVENTLGEDGDPLDALVILDEPTFPGCLIRCRAIGMFRMTDEAGGDDKLLCVPSTDPRVEHLRDIHHVSEFDRLEIQHFFEVYKDLEPGKSVEGADWVGRTEAEAEIERSYKRFKDQGGH, encoded by the coding sequence GTGGAGTTCGACGTCACGATCGAGATTCCGAAGGGTTCGCGGAACAAGTACGAGGTGGACCACGAGACCGGTCGGATCCGCCTGGACCGTCGACTCTTCACTTCGACCGCCTACCCGACCGACTACGGATTCGTCGAGAACACTCTCGGCGAGGACGGCGACCCGCTCGACGCGCTGGTCATCCTGGACGAGCCGACGTTCCCGGGCTGCCTGATCCGCTGCCGCGCGATCGGCATGTTCCGGATGACGGACGAGGCCGGCGGGGACGACAAGCTGCTGTGCGTCCCGTCGACCGACCCGCGCGTGGAGCACCTGCGGGACATCCACCACGTGTCGGAGTTCGACCGCCTGGAGATCCAGCACTTCTTCGAGGTCTACAAGGACCTGGAGCCCGGCAAGTCCGTCGAGGGCGCCGACTGGGTCGGCCGCACCGAGGCCGAGGCCGAGATCGAGCGGTCCTACAAGCGTTTCAAGGACCAGGGCGGCCACTGA
- the dacB gene encoding D-alanyl-D-alanine carboxypeptidase/D-alanyl-D-alanine endopeptidase — MVRVADAVRPRLARTAGIVRPRLARVTAAAKPQVARLTQAAKPRLERITKAGPNTRSWQYTAGAATAGLALAAGVVTVAGPWDSTGQRTAERDRAAALERVGGTDHGRTDDSSGTSDTAAGAPRPAPSAASVLTGLGGTANAVKSAPDALPAGTGIAGVLDPLLGDPALGARRTAVVVDVATGKRLYGSGADLALTPASTTKIATAAAALSAMGGDHRLTTRAALEPDTEEVVLVGGGDPTLTARADAEGWADLRTLAASTAAALKKSGLTKVTLSYDTTLFAGTRIHPIGVNPNLAPVTALSADEGRTDDSTSGPTTRVSDPAADATVKFGEFLKAAGIKTSAPGPSKATTRAKTLATVSSPPLSVLVERMLTNSDNDIAEALARQTAVATGGRADFAGAGKAVQAQLRKLGLPLKGVRIKDGSGLDREDRLTANLLAALLVKAGDATRPELRPVLTGLPVAGFTGTLTSRYTEGAAGVVRAKTGTLTGVNTLAGTVVDQDGRLLAFALLAAGTTDPAAAQAALDRAATALAGCGCR, encoded by the coding sequence ATGGTGCGGGTCGCGGACGCCGTACGACCGCGTCTGGCACGGACCGCAGGGATCGTACGACCTCGTCTCGCACGGGTGACGGCGGCCGCGAAGCCGCAGGTGGCACGGCTCACACAGGCGGCGAAGCCGCGGCTCGAGCGGATCACGAAGGCCGGTCCGAACACCAGGTCCTGGCAGTACACCGCGGGTGCGGCGACCGCCGGGCTGGCACTGGCCGCCGGTGTGGTGACCGTCGCCGGCCCCTGGGACTCCACCGGTCAGCGTACGGCGGAGCGCGACCGGGCAGCCGCCCTGGAACGGGTGGGTGGCACAGATCACGGCCGAACGGACGATTCGTCCGGTACCTCCGACACGGCGGCCGGAGCGCCGCGTCCGGCGCCGAGCGCAGCCTCCGTCCTCACGGGCCTCGGCGGCACCGCCAACGCCGTGAAGTCCGCCCCGGACGCCCTTCCCGCCGGCACGGGCATCGCGGGCGTCCTGGACCCCCTCCTGGGCGATCCGGCCCTCGGCGCCCGGCGGACCGCCGTCGTCGTCGACGTGGCCACCGGCAAGCGGCTGTACGGCTCCGGCGCCGACTTGGCGCTGACCCCGGCGTCCACCACGAAGATCGCCACCGCTGCCGCCGCGCTCTCCGCGATGGGCGGCGACCACCGCCTCACCACCCGCGCCGCGCTGGAACCCGACACCGAGGAAGTCGTCCTCGTCGGCGGCGGCGACCCCACCCTGACGGCGCGCGCGGACGCCGAGGGCTGGGCCGACCTGCGCACCCTCGCCGCTTCCACGGCCGCCGCCCTCAAGAAGAGCGGTCTCACCAAGGTGACGCTCTCGTACGACACGACGCTGTTCGCCGGAACCCGGATTCACCCCATCGGGGTCAACCCCAACCTCGCCCCGGTCACCGCCCTGTCCGCCGACGAGGGCCGTACCGACGACTCCACCAGCGGCCCGACGACCCGGGTGAGCGACCCGGCGGCCGACGCGACCGTCAAGTTCGGCGAGTTCCTGAAGGCCGCCGGCATCAAGACCTCGGCCCCCGGGCCCTCCAAGGCCACCACGCGCGCGAAGACCCTCGCCACGGTGTCCTCGCCCCCGCTGTCCGTCCTGGTCGAACGGATGCTGACCAACAGCGACAACGACATCGCCGAGGCTCTCGCCCGCCAGACCGCCGTCGCGACCGGTGGCCGCGCCGACTTCGCCGGCGCGGGGAAGGCCGTCCAGGCCCAACTGAGGAAGCTCGGACTGCCGTTGAAAGGCGTCCGGATCAAGGACGGCAGCGGACTCGACCGCGAGGACCGGCTCACGGCGAACCTTCTGGCCGCCCTCCTGGTCAAGGCCGGCGACGCCACCCGGCCCGAGCTGCGCCCCGTCCTCACCGGCCTCCCCGTCGCGGGCTTCACCGGCACCCTGACCAGCCGCTACACCGAGGGCGCGGCCGGTGTCGTGCGCGCCAAGACCGGCACCCTGACCGGTGTGAACACCCTCGCCGGCACGGTCGTCGACCAGGACGGCCGTCTCCTCGCGTTCGCCCTCCTGGCCGCCGGCACGACCGACCCGGCGGCGGCCCAGGCGGCGCTGGACCGGGCGGCGACGGCGCTGGCGGGGTGCGGCTGCCGCTGA
- a CDS encoding zinc-dependent metalloprotease, with protein sequence MTSIGGAASSGMVDWNLAVATATRLVRPGPEVSRDEARAVVAELRRHAKASEEHVRGFTRMGTEAIHDTPVLVVDRPGWVAANVAGFREILKPLLDKMQERRGNTPGGAVLGAVGGKVTGVELGVLLSFLSSRVLGQYETFAPATRELPAGANGGGRLLLVAPNIVHVERELDVEPHDFRLWVCLHEETHRTQFSAVPWLRDHLEGEIQSFLGETDVDPMTFLERVREAAQSLAGGRPEGEEDDGGRSLVELVQTPAQREILTRLTAVMSLLEGHADFVMDGVGPEVVASVAEIREKFQQRRAKGASRLDIALRKLLGLDAKLKQYRDGERFVRAVVDQVGMDGFNRVWTSPNTLPTKAEIAQPAEWVARVHRKAES encoded by the coding sequence ATGACGAGCATCGGTGGCGCTGCTTCTTCGGGGATGGTCGACTGGAATCTCGCGGTGGCGACCGCGACCCGGCTCGTTCGGCCGGGACCGGAGGTCAGCCGTGACGAGGCGCGTGCCGTCGTCGCGGAACTGCGCCGACACGCCAAGGCCTCGGAGGAACACGTCCGGGGCTTCACTCGTATGGGCACCGAGGCCATCCACGACACCCCGGTCCTCGTCGTCGACCGCCCGGGCTGGGTGGCGGCGAACGTGGCGGGTTTCCGCGAGATCCTCAAGCCCCTCCTCGACAAGATGCAGGAACGGCGCGGCAACACCCCCGGCGGCGCGGTCCTCGGCGCCGTCGGCGGCAAGGTCACCGGCGTGGAACTCGGAGTGCTGCTGTCCTTCCTGTCCTCCCGCGTCCTGGGTCAATACGAGACCTTCGCCCCCGCCACGCGTGAGCTCCCCGCCGGGGCCAATGGCGGCGGCCGTCTGCTGCTCGTCGCGCCGAACATCGTCCACGTGGAACGCGAACTCGACGTCGAGCCCCACGACTTCCGGCTGTGGGTGTGCCTCCACGAGGAGACGCACCGCACCCAGTTCTCGGCCGTGCCCTGGCTGCGGGACCACCTCGAGGGCGAGATCCAGTCGTTCTTGGGCGAGACCGACGTCGACCCCATGACGTTCCTGGAGCGGGTCAGGGAAGCGGCGCAGTCCCTCGCCGGCGGCCGGCCCGAGGGCGAGGAGGACGACGGCGGCCGCTCCCTGGTCGAACTGGTGCAGACGCCCGCCCAGCGGGAGATCCTGACCCGTCTGACCGCCGTGATGTCCCTCCTGGAGGGGCACGCCGACTTCGTCATGGACGGAGTGGGCCCGGAAGTCGTGGCGTCCGTCGCCGAGATCCGCGAGAAGTTCCAGCAGCGCCGCGCCAAGGGCGCCTCCCGACTGGACATCGCGCTGCGCAAGTTGCTCGGCCTGGACGCCAAGCTCAAGCAGTACCGGGACGGCGAGCGCTTCGTGCGGGCCGTCGTCGACCAGGTCGGCATGGACGGCTTCAACCGCGTATGGACCTCCCCGAACACACTTCCGACCAAGGCCGAGATCGCCCAGCCCGCGGAGTGGGTCGCACGGGTGCACCGCAAGGCCGAGTCATGA
- the tilS gene encoding tRNA lysidine(34) synthetase TilS: MGPHPAVAAIRLAVRRVLHDILNDHPAPETGSHERPAPPLVLVACSGGADSMALASALAFEAPRLGIRAGGVTVDHGLQPGSDLRAEEVVLRLRELGLDPVEATAVTVGREGGPEAAARDARYAALDAAAVRHDAVAILLGHTRDDQAETVLLGLARGSGIRSLSGMAAVSGGPGAARRYRRPFLQLDRQTARKACMVQSLPVWDDPHNADPAYTRSRLRHEGLPALEKALGKGVVEALARTAQLSRDDADALDAWAGQAESSVRDAAGLLECAKLYALPPAVRRRILRRAAIEAGAPAGSLFARHIEEVDRLITGWRGQGVINLPGKVLAQRQGGRLVIRQG, encoded by the coding sequence GTGGGTCCCCATCCTGCGGTCGCGGCGATACGCCTGGCGGTCCGCCGCGTACTCCACGACATCCTCAACGACCACCCCGCCCCCGAGACAGGCTCCCACGAGCGACCGGCACCGCCGCTCGTGCTCGTGGCGTGTTCCGGTGGCGCCGACTCCATGGCGCTCGCCTCCGCCCTCGCCTTCGAGGCACCCCGGCTCGGCATCCGCGCCGGCGGTGTCACCGTCGACCACGGCCTCCAGCCCGGCTCCGACCTGCGCGCCGAGGAAGTCGTCCTGCGCCTGCGCGAACTCGGCCTCGATCCCGTCGAGGCCACGGCCGTGACCGTCGGCCGCGAAGGCGGTCCCGAGGCCGCCGCTCGCGACGCGCGCTACGCCGCCCTCGACGCAGCCGCCGTCCGCCACGACGCCGTCGCGATCCTGCTCGGCCACACCCGTGACGACCAGGCGGAAACCGTACTGCTCGGCCTCGCCCGCGGCTCCGGCATCCGCTCCCTGTCCGGGATGGCGGCCGTCTCCGGAGGTCCGGGGGCCGCCCGCCGCTACCGCCGCCCCTTCCTCCAGCTCGACCGGCAGACCGCCCGCAAGGCCTGCATGGTCCAGTCCCTGCCCGTCTGGGACGACCCGCACAACGCCGACCCGGCCTACACCCGCTCCCGGCTGCGCCACGAGGGGCTGCCCGCCCTGGAGAAGGCCCTCGGCAAGGGCGTCGTCGAGGCTCTCGCCCGTACGGCCCAGCTCTCCCGTGACGACGCCGACGCCCTCGACGCCTGGGCGGGCCAGGCCGAGTCCTCGGTACGGGACGCCGCCGGTCTTCTGGAGTGCGCCAAGCTCTACGCCCTGCCGCCCGCCGTACGCCGTCGGATCCTGCGCCGCGCCGCCATCGAGGCGGGCGCTCCGGCCGGTTCCCTCTTCGCCCGGCACATCGAGGAGGTCGACCGGCTGATCACCGGTTGGCGCGGCCAGGGGGTCATCAATCTCCCCGGCAAAGTCCTCGCCCAGCGCCAGGGTGGCAGACTGGTGATTCGGCAAGGCTGA